A genomic window from Tolypothrix sp. PCC 7910 includes:
- the rpmA gene encoding 50S ribosomal protein L27, with translation MAHKKGTGSTRNGRDSNAQRLGVKRYGGQVVRAGNILVRQRGTKFHPGNNVGIGSDDTLFALIDGVVTFERKGKTRKKVSVYAPAAVAEATAS, from the coding sequence ATGGCTCATAAGAAAGGAACAGGTAGTACACGCAACGGTCGTGACTCTAATGCTCAGCGTCTAGGTGTAAAACGCTACGGCGGTCAAGTTGTTCGTGCTGGCAATATTCTCGTGCGCCAGCGCGGCACTAAATTCCACCCTGGTAACAATGTTGGCATTGGTAGTGATGACACTTTGTTTGCTTTAATTGATGGCGTTGTTACCTTTGAAAGAAAAGGTAAAACCCGTAAAAAAGTTAGTGTTTACGCACCTGCTGCGGTTGCTGAGGCAACTGCGAGCTAG
- the rplU gene encoding 50S ribosomal protein L21, whose protein sequence is MTYAIIETGGKQLKVEAGRFYDIELLTAQPDEKVTIDKVLLIQHDGEVNIGQPLVAGATVEGTVLRHLRGRKVLVYKMKPKKKTRKKRGHRQEITRLLINSINLNGTVLAVEEAKAAEVTSAEETAAE, encoded by the coding sequence ATGACTTACGCAATTATTGAAACTGGCGGCAAACAACTTAAAGTTGAGGCTGGTCGCTTTTACGATATCGAATTACTGACTGCCCAACCAGATGAGAAAGTTACAATAGACAAGGTTTTACTAATACAGCACGATGGCGAAGTCAACATTGGACAGCCACTAGTTGCAGGGGCGACTGTAGAAGGGACAGTACTACGACATCTCAGAGGTCGTAAAGTCCTGGTATACAAAATGAAGCCGAAAAAGAAAACCCGCAAAAAACGCGGACATCGCCAGGAAATCACTAGACTGTTGATTAATTCTATTAACCTCAATGGTACAGTCCTAGCGGTGGAAGAAGCAAAAGCCGCTGAAGTGACTTCTGCTGAAGAAACCGCTGCTGAATAA
- the cruF gene encoding gamma-carotene 1'-hydroxylase CruF, whose product MRQLVIAERVCLIGHIVSMVFGLVGILLVVPNAEIIMNLTEVGQTAMQWSMAGGGVVYMILGAAAVFLYAYRTLGLGRALAFLLPSVFISLGSELSGTSTGFPFGHYSYLSGLGYKIAGLVPFTIPLSWFYVGCVSYLLARAGLEVDKKPSLLRHIGAIALGALLLTSWDFVLDPAMSQTSLPFWYWQQPGPFFGMPYQNFAGWMGTGALFMTVAAFLWRNNPIKLERSQLNLPLIVYLGNFTFATVMSLAAGFSIPVLLGLLIGVAPAVALWWQGSNGQPVAMEPATQEISVANVKVALK is encoded by the coding sequence ATGAGACAACTTGTTATTGCTGAGCGCGTATGCCTGATTGGTCATATCGTGTCAATGGTGTTTGGACTTGTAGGCATACTACTAGTTGTGCCGAATGCAGAAATTATTATGAACCTAACTGAGGTTGGACAAACCGCCATGCAGTGGAGTATGGCTGGAGGCGGTGTTGTTTATATGATTTTGGGCGCAGCGGCTGTCTTTTTGTATGCCTACCGGACGTTGGGATTGGGTCGCGCTTTGGCATTTTTGCTGCCATCAGTGTTTATTTCCTTAGGAAGTGAACTGTCGGGAACCAGCACAGGCTTTCCTTTTGGACACTATAGTTACCTAAGTGGACTGGGCTATAAAATTGCTGGTTTAGTGCCTTTCACAATTCCTTTGTCGTGGTTTTATGTAGGATGTGTTTCTTACCTGTTGGCGCGTGCTGGCTTAGAAGTAGACAAAAAGCCCAGCTTGTTGCGTCATATAGGTGCGATCGCATTAGGTGCTTTGTTATTAACTTCTTGGGATTTTGTACTCGATCCAGCGATGAGTCAAACATCTCTCCCCTTCTGGTACTGGCAACAACCAGGCCCATTCTTTGGGATGCCTTACCAAAACTTTGCTGGCTGGATGGGAACAGGAGCGCTATTTATGACTGTGGCAGCATTCCTGTGGAGAAACAACCCCATTAAATTAGAGCGATCGCAACTCAATTTGCCTTTGATCGTTTACTTAGGCAACTTTACTTTCGCTACTGTGATGAGTTTGGCCGCTGGCTTCTCTATTCCTGTATTGCTTGGCTTGTTAATAGGTGTGGCTCCAGCTGTAGCACTTTGGTGGCAAGGTTCAAATGGACAACCTGTTGCTATGGAACCTGCAACTCAGGAAATTTCAGTAGCAAATGTCAAAGTTGCTTTGAAGTAG
- the cruG gene encoding 2'-O-glycosyltransferase CruG translates to MPHALGDDALILVSNLSLLLLLLQIPATAILLSRLFKGPTRHPPIQPQQPTPDILGNVSVVVPTLNEAARISPLLTGLSKQSYEVREAIVVDSRSQDGTPQLVKAAQQQDPRFRLFTDDPLPAGWVGRPWALHNGFLQSSPESEWFLGMDADTVPHPGLVAGLVQTAKAQGYDLVSLSPQFILKYPGECLLQPALLMTLLYRFDPAGVNTEQPERVMANGQCFLCRRSVLAAVDGYTSASGSFCDDVTLARYIAAQGFKVGFLDGAKVLKVRMYEGAIETWKEWGRSLDLKDASPRAQIWGDLWLLSAVQGLPLLILLSYGLLAFLFPQPSLLPLNLLLGLNIFLLVIRFAMLLAIAPSYDRTTAKGGWLFWLSPLTDPLAVLRIFLSAFRSPKEWRGRKYS, encoded by the coding sequence ATGCCCCATGCCCTAGGAGATGATGCTTTGATTTTAGTTAGCAACCTATCGCTTTTATTACTATTACTGCAAATCCCAGCAACAGCGATTCTACTTTCAAGATTATTTAAGGGGCCGACACGCCATCCGCCGATTCAACCCCAACAGCCGACACCAGATATTTTGGGTAATGTCAGCGTTGTAGTGCCAACATTGAATGAGGCTGCGCGTATTAGCCCGTTGTTAACTGGCTTAAGTAAACAAAGTTATGAAGTTAGGGAAGCGATTGTTGTAGATAGCAGGTCGCAAGATGGTACGCCACAATTGGTAAAAGCTGCTCAACAGCAAGACCCTCGCTTTCGATTATTTACAGATGATCCGTTACCTGCTGGCTGGGTGGGTCGTCCTTGGGCTTTACATAATGGCTTTTTGCAGAGTTCTCCAGAGAGTGAATGGTTTTTAGGCATGGATGCTGATACTGTGCCCCATCCGGGCTTGGTTGCTGGTTTGGTGCAGACAGCCAAAGCCCAAGGTTATGACTTGGTATCCCTTTCACCTCAGTTTATTCTCAAATATCCAGGGGAATGTTTGCTACAACCAGCTTTGTTAATGACTCTGCTTTACCGATTTGATCCAGCTGGCGTAAATACAGAACAACCAGAAAGGGTAATGGCTAATGGCCAATGCTTTTTATGTCGGCGTTCGGTTTTAGCCGCTGTAGATGGTTATACCAGCGCCAGTGGTTCTTTTTGTGATGATGTCACCTTAGCTCGTTATATTGCTGCTCAAGGCTTTAAAGTAGGCTTTTTAGATGGTGCGAAGGTGCTAAAGGTGCGAATGTATGAGGGCGCAATCGAGACATGGAAAGAATGGGGACGCAGCCTAGACCTGAAAGATGCATCGCCCCGTGCCCAAATTTGGGGGGATTTATGGCTACTCTCAGCAGTGCAAGGTTTACCCCTACTAATATTACTTAGTTACGGCTTGCTTGCTTTCCTATTTCCTCAGCCGTCCCTACTTCCTCTGAATTTGCTATTGGGACTCAATATATTTTTGCTAGTGATTCGCTTTGCAATGCTACTGGCGATCGCACCTTCCTACGATCGCACAACTGCTAAAGGCGGCTGGTTGTTCTGGCTTTCACCTTTAACCGATCCTCTAGCTGTGCTGCGAATCTTCTTATCTGCATTCCGCTCTCCT